A single genomic interval of Lentimicrobium saccharophilum harbors:
- a CDS encoding 4a-hydroxytetrahydrobiopterin dehydratase, producing the protein MWEKVVLESGHKIAIEKVFTFSNFSEAFAFMTRVALLAEKSDHHPEWTNVYNKVIIRLSTHDAGNVVTEKDYTLAAAIDNLL; encoded by the coding sequence ATGTGGGAAAAAGTTGTACTGGAATCAGGTCATAAAATTGCCATTGAAAAAGTCTTTACATTCAGCAACTTCAGCGAGGCTTTTGCTTTTATGACCCGGGTGGCCCTGCTTGCTGAAAAATCGGATCATCATCCGGAATGGACAAACGTTTATAATAAGGTCATCATCCGGTTATCAACGCATGATGCCGGTAATGTGGTCACTGAAAAGGATTATACTTTGGCAGCCGCGATCGACAATTTGTTGTAA